The following coding sequences are from one Hippopotamus amphibius kiboko isolate mHipAmp2 chromosome 9, mHipAmp2.hap2, whole genome shotgun sequence window:
- the ALKBH4 gene encoding alpha-ketoglutarate-dependent dioxygenase alkB homolog 4 isoform X3 has product MAAAAVASPEVLRECGCKGIRTCLICERQRGGDPPWQQPPQKTHRFIYYTDTGWAVGAQESDFEGWAFPFPGVTLIEDFVTPEEETEMVQLMDRDPWKLSQSGRRKQDYGPKVNFRKQKLKTAGFQGLPSFSREVVRRMGLYPILEDFRPVEQCNLDYCPERGSAIDPHLDDAWLWGERLVSLNLLSATVLSLSREVPGSLLLCLAPSGFPEAAGEGAMAPSRSVPCQEVEVAVPVPRRSLLVLTGAARHQWKHAIHRRHVGARRVSATFRELSAEFGPRGRQRELGQELLQISLSFQGRPT; this is encoded by the exons ATGGCGGCTGCGGCAGTGGCGTCCCCCGAGGTCCTTCGGGAGTGCGGCTGCAAGGGCATCCGGACCTGTCTGATCTGCGAGCGGCAGCGCGGAGGTGACCCGCCCTGGCAGCAACCCCCGCAg AAAACACACCGGTTCATTTACTACACGGACACCGGCTGGGCCGTGGGGGCCCAGGAGTCTGACTTTGAAGGCTGGGCCTTCCCCTTCCCGGGCGTGACTCTGATTGAGGACTTCGTGAccccagaggaagaaactgagatggTGCAGCTGATGGACCGCGACCCCTGGAAACTCTCACAGTCTGGGCGGAGGAAGCAG GACTATGGCCCCAAAGTCAACTTTCGGAAACAGAAGCTAAAGACCGCGGGGTTCCAGGGCCTCCCCAGCTTCAGCCGTGAGGTGGTGCGCAGGATGGGCCTCTATCCCATCCTGGAGGACTTCCGGCCCGTGGAACAGTGTAACCTGGACTACTGCCCAGAGCGGGGCTCGGCTATCGACCCCCACCTGGACGACGCCTGGCTGTGGGGGGAGCGGCTGGTGAGCCTCAACCTGCTGTCCGCCACCGTGCTGTCCCTGTCCCGGGAGGTGCCCGGCAGCCTGCTGCTCTGCCTGGCCCCGTCTGGCTTCCCGGAGGCCGCGGGGGAAGGCGCAATGGCCCCCAGCAGGTCCGTCCCGTGCCAGGAGGTGGAGGTGGCCGTCCCCGTGCCCCGCCGCTCTCTGCTGGTGCTCACGGGAGCCGCGCGGCACCAGTGGAAGCACGCCATCCACCGCAGGCACGTCGGGGCCCGCCGCGTGAGCGCCACCTTCAGGGAGCTGTCGGCCGAGTTCGGCCCCCGCGGGAGGCAGCGGGAACTGGGGCAGGAGCTCCTGCAGATCTCGCTCTCCTTTCAGGGGAGACCCACGTGA
- the LRWD1 gene encoding leucine-rich repeat and WD repeat-containing protein 1, whose product MGPLSARLLIQRGRPKSDRLGKIRSLDLSGLKLLSEHLDPKLLSRLKQLQELDLSNNQLETLPANLGLSHLRILRCANNQLGDVTVLCQFPQLEELSLEGNPFLTVSDNLKVSFLLPKLRKVNGKDASSTCSQVENLNRELTSRVTAHWEKFMATLSPEEEAEKAQADFVRSAIRDVRYGPESLSDFTQWRVQMISEELMASGGTQVHKADIPERPPKATATQEPGARPVALKRPSDVPLGLSPSKQVCTSPLAQVEGSPVGSDGSQPALQLEPLHFLQCHSKNNSPRDLETQLWACAFEPAWDKAQAGATSQTVATCGGEAVCVIDCQTGIVLHKYKAPGEEFFSVAWTALTVVTQAGHKKRWSVLAAAGLRGLVRLLHVRAGFCCGVIRAHKKAIATLCFSPTHETHLFTASYDKRIILWDIGVPNHDYEFQASQLLTLDTTSIALRLCPVASCPDAYLLAGCEGGCCCWDVRLDQPQKRRVCEVEFVFSEGSEASGQRVDGLAFVNEDVVASKGSGLGIICLWSWSQTWRGRGSRSTVAVVVLARLQWSPTELAYFSLSTCPDEGMVLCGDEEGNVWIYDVRPLLAQRPPPPAAPQAPTQILKWPQPQALGQTVTRTMVNMVAANPTFTYLTALTDSNIVAIWRSQP is encoded by the exons ATGGGCCCCCTCTCGGCGCGGCTGCTGATCCAGCGGGGGCGACCCAAGAGCGACCGGCTGGGGAAGATCCGGAGCCTGGA CCTGTCAGGGCTGAAGCTGCTCTCAGAGCACTTGGACCCCAAGCTCCTGAGCCGCCTGAAGCAGCTGCAAGAGCTGGACCTTTCCAACAACCAACTGGAGACGCTGCCTGCCAACCTGGGCCTGTCCCACCTGCGCATCCTCCGCTGCGCCAACAACCAGCTGGGTGATGTCACTGTCCTGTGCCAGTTCCCACAGCTCGAGGAGCTCAGCCTGGAGGGCAACCCCTTCTTGACA GTCAGTGATAACCTGAAagtctccttcctcctgcccaaGCTCCGTAAGGTCAACGGCAAGGATGCTTCCTCCACTTGCTCCCAGGTGGAGAACCTGAACCGTGAGCTGACCAGCAGG GTCACAGCTCACTGGGAGAAATTCATGGCCACACTGagcccagaggaggaggcagagaaggccCAGGCGGACTTCGTGAGGTCTGCCATCAGGGATGTCCGCTATGGGCCCGAGTCCCTCAGCGACTTCACCCAGTGGCGG GTACAGATGATCTCTGAGGAGCTGATGGCCTCTGGTGGGACCCAGGTGCATAAGGCAGACATCCCAGAGAGGCCCCCCAAAGCCACAGCTACACAGGAGCCTGGG GCCAGACCAGTGGCCTTGAAGCGGCCCAGTGACGTCCCACTCGGCCTCTCTCCCAGCAAGCAGGTGTGCACCTCCCCATTGGCCCAGGTGGAAGGCAGCCCCGTGGGCTCTGATGGCAGCCAG cCGGCCCTGCAGCTGGAGCCCCTGCACTTCTTGCAGTGCCACAGCAAGAACAACAGCCCTCGTGACCTAGAGACCCAGCTCTGGGCCTGCGCCTTCGAGCCAGCCTGGGACAAGG cacaggcaggggCCACATCCCAGACTGTGGCCACGTGCGGCGGGGAGGCCGTGTGTGTGATTGACTGCCAGACGGGCATCGTGCTGCACAAGTACAAGGCGCCTGGCGAG gagtTCTTCTCGGTGGCCTGGACAGCCCTGACGGTGGTCACACAGGCAGGCCACAAGAAGCGCTGGAGCGTGCTGGCCGCTGCGGGCCTGCGGGGCCTGGTCCGGCTGCTGCATGTGCGGGCTGGCTTCTGCTGTGGGGTCATCCGGGCCCACAAGAAGGCCATCGCCACCCTCTGCTTTAGCCCCACCCACGAGACCCACCTCTTCA CGGCCTCCTATGACAAGCGGATCATCCTCTGGGACATCGGGGTGCCCAACCACGATTACGAATTCCAGGCCAG CCAGCTGCTCACACTCGATACCACCTCCATCGCCCTGCGCCTCTGCCCTGTCGCCTCCTGCCCGGATGCCTACCTGCTGGCTGGCTGTGagggcggctgctgctgctgggacGTGCGGCTGGACCAGCCTCAAAAGCGGAG GGTGTGTGAAGTGGAGTTCGTCTTCTCCGAGGGCTCTGAGGCTTCTGGACAGAGGGTGGATGGGCTGGCGTTCGTGAATGAGGATGTTGTGG CCTCCAAGGGGAGCGGCCTGGGCATCATCTGCCTGTGGAGCTGGAGCCAGACGTGGCGGGGCCGGGGCAGCCGGTCCACAGTGGCCGTCGTGGTCCTGGCTCGGCTGCAGTGGTCGCCCACCGAGTTGGCTTACTTCTCGCTCAGCACCTGTCCTG ATGAGGGGATGGTGCTCTGCGGGGACGAGGAGGGCAACGTGTGGATCTACGACGTCAGGCCCCTCCTGGCGCAGCGGCCCCCACCGCCGGCCGCCCCGCAGGCCCCCACGCAG atCCTTAAgtggccccagccccaggccctgggccagaCAGTGACCAGGACTATGGTGAACATGGTGGCGGCCAACCCCACCTTTACCTACCTCACGGCACTGACGGACTCCAACATTGTCGCCATCTGGAGAAGCCAGCCTTGA
- the POLR2J gene encoding DNA-directed RNA polymerase II subunit RPB11-a — translation MNAPPAFESFLLFEGEKKITINKDTKVPNACLFTINKEDHTLGNIIKSQLLKDPQVLFAGYKVPHPLEHKIIIRVQTTPDYSPQEAFTNAITDLISELSLLEERFRVAIKDKQEGIE, via the exons ATGAACGCCCCTCCTGCCTTCGAGTCGTTCTTGCTCTTCGAGGGCGAGAAGAA GATCACCATTAACAAGGACACCAAGGTACCCAATGCCTGTTTGTTCACCATCAACAAGGAAGACCACACGCTAGGAAACATCATTAAATC GCAGCTGCTGAAGGACCCACAGGTGCTGTTTGCTGGCTACAAAGTCCCCCACCCCTTGGAGCACAAGATCATCATCCGAGTGCAGACCACACCGGACTACagcccccaggaggccttcaCCAATGCCATCACAGACCTCATCAGCGAGCTCTCCCTGCTGGAAGAGCGATTCCGG gTGGCCATCAAAGACAAGCAAGAAGGAATTGAATAG
- the RASA4B gene encoding ras GTPase-activating protein 4B isoform X2 — translation MDEDALSRDDVIGKVCLTRETLATHPKGFSGWAHLMEVDPDEEVQGEIHLRLEVVPGTRACRLRCSVLEARDLAPKDRNGASDPFVRVRYNGRTQETSIVKKSRYPRWNETFEFELEEGAAEVLCVEAWDWDLVSRNDFLGKVVFNVQRLRAAQPEEGWFRLQPDQSKRRREEGNLGSLQLEVRLRDETVLPSSCYQPLVQLLCREVELGTQGPRQLIPLIEETTSTECRQDVATTLLKLFLAQGLAKDFLDLLFQLELGRTSEANTLFRSNSLASKSMESFLKVAGMRYLHGVLGPIIDRVFEEKKYVELDPSKVEVKDVGCSGLHRPQTEAEVLEQSAQTLRAHLGALLSSLSRSVRSCPAVIRATFRQLFRRVRERFPSAQDENVPFIAVTSFLCLRFISPAIMAPKLFHLRERHADARTSRTLLLLAKAVQNVGNMDTPASRAKEAWMEPLQTTVRQGVAQMKDFITKLVDIQEKEELDLQRALSLQAPPVKEGPLFIHRTKGKGPLMSSFKKLHVSLTTEALSFAKTPSSKKSTLIRLANIRAAEKVEEKSFGSSHVMQVIYTDDAGRLQTTYLQCKCVNELNQWLSALRKVSINNTSLLGSYHPGVFRGDKWSCCHQRDKTDLGCDKTRSRVTLQEWNDPLDHDLEAQLIYRHLLGVEATLREKHRQLSAGPEAGPVLTGPGGAPEDPLAQLLQVLQDLREAHRSSPAASPPLEPSRVLELQT, via the exons GGACCTAGCCCCCAAGGACCGGAATGGTGCATCGGACCCCTTTGTCCGAGTGCGCTACAATGGCCGCACGCAGGAGACCTCG ATCGTGAAGAAGTCACGCTACCCACGCTGGAATGAGACGTTTGAGTTCgagctggaggagggggcagcagaGGTGCTGTGCGTGGAGGCCTGGGACTGGGACCTTGTCAGCCGCAATGACTTCCTGGGCAAA gtgGTGTTCAATGTCCAGAGACTCCGAGCAGCCCAGCCGGAGGAGGGCTGGTTCCGGCTGCAGCCCGATCAGTCCAAGCGTCGGCGGGAAGA GGGCAACCTGGGCTCCTTGCAGCTGGAGGTGCGGCTGCGGGATGAGACGGTGCTGCCTTCCAGCTGCTACCAGCCCCTGGTGCAGCTGTTGTGCCGTGAGGTGGAGCTGGGCACCCAG GGCCCAAGGCAGCTGATCCCACTCATCGAGGAGACGACAAGCACAGAGTGCCGCCAGGACGTGGCCACCACCCTGCTCAAgctcttcctggcgcagggactGGCCAAAGACTTCCTGGACCTGCTCTTTCAGCTGGAGCTGGGTCGCACCA GTGAGGCCAACACCCTGTTCCGGAGCAATTCTCTGGCCTCCAAGTCCATGGAGTCTTTTCTGAAG GTGGCTGGGATGCGGTACCTGCACGGCGTCCTGGGCCCCATCATTGACAGGGTGTTTGAGGAGAAGAAGTACGTGGAGCTGGACCCCAGCAAGGTGGAAGTCAAGGATGTAGG GTGCTCCGGGCTGCACCGCCCGCAGACCGAGGCCGAGGTGCTGGAGCAGAGCGCGCAGACGCTGCGCGCCCACCTGGGGGCGCTGTTGAGCTCGCTGAGCCGCTCGGTTCGCTCCTGCCCCGCGGTGATCCGCGCCACCTTCCGCCAGCTCTTCCGGCGCGTGCGCGAGCGCTTCCCCAGCGCCCAGGACGAG AACGTGCCCTTCATCGCCGTCACCAGCTTCCTGTGCCTGCGCTTCATCTCTCCCGCCATCATGGCGCCCAAGCTCTTCCACCTGCGGGAGCGGCACGCGGACGCCCGCACCAGCCGCACCCTGCTCCTGCTGGCCAAG GCGGTCCAGAACGTGGGCAACATGGACACGCCAGCTTCCAGGGCTAAGGAGGCTTGGATGGAACCGCTGCAGACCACGGTGCGCCAGGGCGTGGCCCAGATGAAGGACTTCATCACCAAGTTGGTGGACATCCAGGAGAAAGAGG AGCTGGACCTGCAGCGGGCCCTGAGCTTGCAGGCACCGCCCGTGAAGGAGGGGCCGCTCTTCATCCACAGGACCAAGGGCAAGGGCCCCCTCATGTCCTCCTTCAAGAAGCTCCACGTCTCCCTCACCACGGAGGCCCTCAGCTTTGCCAAGACACCCAGCTCCAAG aaaAGCACCCTCATCAGGCTCGCCAACATCCGGGCAGCAGAAAAGGTGGAGGAGAAGAGCTTTGGCAGCTCCCACGTCATGCAGGTCATCTACACGGATGACGCGGGCAGGCTCCAGACCACCTACCTGCAGTGCAAG TGTGTGAACGAGCTGAACCAGTGGCTCTCTGCACTGCGGAAGGTCAGCATCAACAACaccagcctgctgggctcctaCCACCCTGGCGTCTTCCGCGGTGACAAGTGGAGCTGCtgccaccagagggacaagacag aTCTGGGTTGCGACAAGACGCGGTCCCGGGTGACCCTGCAGGAGTGGAATGACCCTCTCGACCACGACCTGGAGGCTCAGCTCATCTACCGGCACCTGCTGGGTGTGGAGGCCACACTGCG GGAGAAGCACCGACAGCTGAGTGCGGGCCCAGAGGCAGGCCCTGTGCTCACGGGCCCTGGCGGAG CCCCTGAGGACCCACTGGCCCAGCTGCTGCAGGTGCTGCAGGACCTCCGGGAGGCCCATAGATCCAGCCCAGCTGCCTCCCCGCCCTTGGAGCCCAGCCGTGTCCTGGAGCTGCAGACGTGA